The Theobroma cacao cultivar B97-61/B2 chromosome 1, Criollo_cocoa_genome_V2, whole genome shotgun sequence genome contains the following window.
AACGTCTTTGGGCATCAACCTAGATTTAGTTGTGTTGTCAAGCACTTTGTCTTCAAATGGACGACCTAAAGTCCCCAATGAAAATTACATTTGAGCAGGGATTAGAATAGAGATTACCACAATCACGTGATGTGGTAGTTGTAAATGATCATTCTCTTAAAAagtaataatcataattagaTTGATGATCATTAATGATCTCGTCAAGTCTCTAAATTAAGTTTCTTCCATTAACGGAATATTTCATAACTAAGTTAACTTAATTAGGTCTAATGTTCTGTAATAAAGTCAGTTTAACTATGTAAAGGAGAGAGCACTTGCTACACCAAACCCTGTAACAGTACAAAGGACCGGTTTAATTATGCAAGTGGTTCTATTTAGGTTTTTAACTTAAAGCTACTTGAATAAAGAATTGAATCAAATTAACCCTTTACAAATAGAATAGTTAATAAGGACTAATTGTGATTAAGAGGTATACCGAAcgataattatttttaattttatttaataagatttcattttttgttgtattttGTCTGtagttgatttattattttgattaaagttatatttaaaaaataataaaaacaacaatCATAGTACAGAATAAATGAAATCCACTTACATTTCTaaatatagaaaatataaGCATGTGGGCAAAAGGGGCCAAAATAAAGTTAATGATGAACAGGCTTCCACGTCGCACAACATTTCACCTTTGAAAAAAGTTAACACATGAAAAACAGCAAAAATTAGAACACCTTGCACCCAAACTGCAGCAACAGATGTTTCCCCTGTGATTCACATcagcaaaataaaaatcaatatttaattaagCAAAGTTTATGTGATAGGCTCTTCATGTCTACTTGCTAAAAATGGGAAACAATCGAATCCCAATATCATATGactaataatatattttattttattattttgttggaaTTATAAGTGTTTAAAAGACTGTGCGGGTTCCCGAGGAATCCAATGAGATTTCAGAgagatatatataaatatatttagagATGATTATTAGAAAAAATGGGTTTTCGTAGGATTTTATTAACTTTTCATTCAGGACAAGTTGTTTCAAGATCTGCCCAAGATCCCCATCAATCCATCAGTCAATTTCCAGAACAGAGGGGCTCTGGGTTCGATCATTGAACCGGTCGATTACTTAGCTtaacatatattaattttttttaatattaataatatgatATCAGATAtcaaaaaatctaaaaagatAACATATCATAAGAAATATGGCGGttactatttaaaaataaataaaatgtgttGATTTGATTAGTTGATTGATGAGAATGAAAAATCCTGCTCAAAgtgctttattttattttattgatagtGGGGGCAAGCAACCTTTCGTTTTCATCATAACAAGATTGAACAACTTTCCTTTTAGCGATTGAAGTGATATGTTGTTTGAGACATGGCAACTGAAAGCTAATAGTGTTCTCCATTCATCACAAGTCTAAAGGATTTCATTTCAATCTTTTCAATTAGGTATCGAATCATTCCATTGTTCAACCATGGTGATCCTTTAAAACCTCTTCTCAGatttttttatacataaaacttatttcttgcATCAGAATCAATGGACTCTATACGAAACACTTCCTTGGTCTGGATATAAGAAAAGTTATCCAAATATTACAAGACATGGAATGGAATCTACACAACTTTGATTGCATGCCTTCCAGATTGTGCAGATTCCCAGGATCATATTTCCCTGTGGCATAGCTGGAACATGTATTTGTTGAGATATTTATGTATTCATATAACAGCGATGAAACATCGGACGGTGTCCGTAGTATCTTCTCCCAACCTTTCTGGGCAAATCTACACTGTTGACTCTGAGCGAGCCCCCCCCACGAAGATAAGGTTTCTGAGTATATCACTTAATCAAGAGAAGAATACACAACGTGACGCATGTGAGTATATCTAattattatactttttttGTCTGTATTAAATTGTTGGTCCAACTATATCTATAATTTTACTCTTAAAAACAAAGGATGTGAGTTAATGTATACAAGTACGAGTCAGAGATTAACATATACAGAGAAGAGggaatttaatttttggttttttttttgtctagtattaaagattttaataaGGTAACCTAATTCACTGTTGGATTAAACGTACAGGTCGACTGGTGGGGTAGAAAGATATGATGTTTTGAGCCCCACATTGTCCCATGAACATATGTTGTTTCAcaccaataattaaatatactaCTACTATTATGCTGCTATAATTTTTTGGCAATTGGAAGGAGGATTCCTGGTCTGCTGgcaaaaagatttttttttttttctttttgtttgaaaagaTGATGGGGTGGTGCACAGTACTAGATCATTTTAGGattatttgtttgatttttagtgataatattttgttaatatcaagtaaaataattaacGACTGAAttgatattattaattttaaaaaatacataaatttaatttttataaataattatataaacattaaattcattattttaacaaaatataaaaattaatcgtATAATTTGATCTTCACCTTTAACagaaagaatatttttttgtatcaGAGACAAGAGCGTGGTTTTGTCTTGTCGGTTGTAAAAGTTTGAGTAAAGGgtggagagaaagaagagaacTTGTGACACATGTTGGACAGGGAACTAGGAGTATAAGCGTCCCCCCGCCTGCCCCCCTCTtctccctctttctttttgttctttctcgctccctctctttctctaatttaattattaacaaAGCCTTggcaaataataaattaaaacaagtatCAAAGAGTTAAATCTAAGTAGTATTCACCAAacttttatttacaaaaaatatgAACTTTAAGAACAAGaataagaaataataaaagattaattaCTTGTCATTGTAGGAAAATTTTCTGTTATAAAATTGATGTTAGGAGTTTATACAAACTCTGTGGAGGAGAGAAACTGAAACTTGGGGAATGGATACTCATTAAATAAATCACAAGCATGATACTGATGGTGAAAAGTTAGTTgataaatacataaagagaTAAAGCTCTTTATTGGCATAGTTTTTATCCCTTGTGGTAGAGAATTAATGTCTTCCAGTGAATAACTTTTGTCCAACCTGATTATTTTTGGCTGAGAACTTGAGCTAAAAAGTCGTAAAGCCGGCACCAACTTGGAGAGGAATATAGTATATAGTATTTCAACGCAACAAAAAACACAAGAGTACGTTTTACAACTACGATATTCGTACATCCCAGCAGTCTAACTTGTAGGTTTTAATTTGCTAGCATTGCAGGAACAAAAGTTCAATTTAACACGTTGTTTGAACCTTAACAAACTGTATGACACTTCAAATCCTTTGCATTCTGTCCAAAATATATGTGGTCCTACAACTCCTAAATTCACCCCTAGGTGGCCCCCAAATCCCCCTAAATTCATCACTACGATGGTCCCAAAAACCCCTTAAATTCATCACCATATGGTCCcaaaatcctagaaaaatgACGATCCAGTTCTCCGATTTTCTAACCTTACTACTATAACTCTCGATATTTTCcgggaaaaataaaataaaaaaaaataacgtTTGAAATCAATTAATGGGTTCAGATTGTCctagaaaaaaagaaggtaATTATTTGGTTGCATTAAGTCAGTAACCCTCTCTCCTCTCAATTTGGTAAAACTAGAAATATAAATCAGAGGTTGCttgttatattatttatgGGATTATTGTCTTATACCTCATTAGTGAAGTTTTTAAACTCCAAACTAGGTTAAAGAAGTGTCATGTAtctcattaaaatatatttaaaattaattaataaattaatacgataaaaaaaaaaagatatctGACAATGACAATATTCTTCCAGCTTgtggaaaaaaaaactctacCGATAATATATAGAAAAATAGTCCATTATTTAGATGTCATATGTTGCAAACAACAACTTACTATTGTGTTGTCAGCACGGCAAAAAAGTGATGAGAGGCAAGGAAAATAGGGGGGACCAGATGGGCAAGGCAAAGGCATCAAACCCTACCCAAATGCCTTTTGTGGTGGAAAACGCAGCAGAAATGGAGGTAGCAACAAGTTCATGCACATGGACATGCATAGCATATTTCAGTTGAAGGCCTAGATGCTGctcttttttgtgtttttgtatATTATAACTTACACTTGCTATCTTTCATGATTGGACCTCCCCTTACTCCTACTTGATCCATACGAGGAAatctcttgtattcttaaagCAAAGATCAGCCACAAAGATGAgcagaatatatatatatatatatatatggggTCCGTTCTTCGTCCTGGCTTAGCAGCAATTATTTTTCCCGTCTGTACTTGTCATTTGCAACCACCGTTTGATACCCAAACCGTTCCTTTTATGGGAGACATTGTCAAAGTTTCAAATATCTTTACTTAGATTGAGAAGCTGAATAAATTTAGATAGTAATTAGTTCCACTTTCCAAATTGCATAATTAGGGATTGAGATTAAATTCTATAGCTATACTTCAATTTTATTGCATTTTTAACATTGCACTTTCTGTTTCGttgatttttagataaaataaataaaattaaatatttcatgAAGTATTCCGTTAATGCAAGtagaaatttttcattaatttttttatttgattgtgATATCAAATAATTACGAATTCTAGTCAAcatcttgaaaaaaaaaaaagaaataaattttctcTTAATCAAAGACATGTGAGATCACCCGTCTGACATTATATATGATACTACTATTTAAAGGTACACACACATTATTGTTTAACGTGGGTTCAATCGGTTCACATTGATCTCTTGTTCAAATGATAAAAGTATATACTCAGAAAGGTGGTGGGTGCTCAAATTATTGGGCTCGTTTTGGAAACTTTCCTAAAATGGCAATTCGTGATAGTacctaaataataatattaaaaaaaaaaccttagtAGGGCAAGTGTCTGGATCACGGTCCGTCACTTTGtcgagaagaagaaaaagagagtgTATGTGAGCCATACACTGCATCCAGACGAACACCATTCAACACGACGGATGTGGACCTTTCAGTTGATATCCCCTCTCCACGGAAACGAAAAGGTCGAAAATTTGGCTAATACAAACCtcattttcttaagttttggCCTTTACATTACATTTAcagattttttttccctctttttacAAGTTATTCATGAATGAATATtggttaatatttttaaaaaatctctagtttattttaaaatttttaaatatatttttattttttattatatttaatcaaatcttTAACTTGACATGCTGACATGTTATAGTGAGACATTTTCATTATCTACTTTAACGTTATGTCAATAACACTcgacataaaaataataaataatattttaattaatagtaaATAATCAACTgttaatgataaaaatttatttaatttaaaataaaaatataaaaatattattaaacataaaaaataaaaaattatttaaattttttaaaataattttaaaaaattcaattgaatGACGTTGTAAAAGCATTTGTTTACAAATTGCAAACTCCTAACATTActgaaaaattaagataacaaataataaatgattcGATATACACAACGAAATTGAATACTATGTTCATGAAAAATACATTTATTTAACACCTacgtgtgtgtatatatagaGCTTTTACTAATAAacacatatatattaattattattaaattttgttatCACATTTATTTGCTGGTAAGGGTAATTAAGTAGTACTACTAATTAGATTTGACAATTTATGCATTTGTGTCTTAATCATATTGTGTAAACATAAgctattaataattatatgaataaatatgaatatgatatgattaattaatcgtgtcaaaattttaaacatgtatatagatatatttaataaatgtgtAACATGACATAACACGACACgtttatttaatatatcgGATATATGGTACAAAAcgattaatatgattaaaatttatattatttattattaatgtaTACGATTGATATTATTAATACATAATTTATACGATTAacatagatttttttttttaaaacataatatagTTGACACCAAAGATCAGATCTATGGTTTAGTAGTAAGGAGCACACTGAAATCGGATTTAAGAATTGTTTCCCATATGAAGAACACAAATATGATTGTCAGCAAAAGTTGGACAAATATGAAAGTCGGAGTCAACTAAAATTTCCCTTGGGAGAGACACGAAAATCACAAAAAACAATTGAAAGACTTCTAACTTTAAGCTCAACCACCTACATTAAATTCATTAGTTAGACTACAAAGCCAGGATCCAACCAAGCACAAAAAAGATGCCATGTCTTGACCGCATCATGGATTTGGTAATGCTAGGTATGAATTCTGCTGCTTTCAGCATTTTTAATTGGATAGAAGTAAGGATGAGTCCTTGTCTATaattaacataattaaaataattaaattaaaatatgtataagtaaaattttgttatttaaatttataataaaaaattataaatatcataatatatataaaatataataaaattcaataacaataaattttaattatcatAAAACTATTAGTCTTTATATAGATTAATAAATGATCTTAATTGTGCATTAAATATATCTATAGGACACGCAAATAAGATTAAATAAATGACTAATAAACAGGTTACAAGTCATACGAATATATGATAACATGATTAATTGATTGTAAGTGGATTCGATACGATTAATACATAAAATACAATTAATCTAAATTCAAACTCATTTAAATTCGTATcgtatttatattataattttatatcacGTACAAAATTACCAGATCTACTACTATCAATCTATTAATAAATAGTGTTAAAAATTGCTAAATCAAACTAATATTCTATACATCTTAGGAATTTTTATTTGTGTAATTCTTTAGAAATTATATTGAACACAtgaatctttattttattggaAAGTCGTAAAGAGAATTGTCATCAAACTTTTTTGCATTGTCTAGTTGCTAGGTCtgtatttaatcattttatttaagaaaGAGAGGATGTTGCCTATCAACTCTTTAAcagtacaaaataaaaatttgtcaCTTGCAAGAGATGAGAAGatgacaaattaaaattcaaccactgaaaaatagaaaagaaaaagaaaatcatgtcGGCAGAATGTTTTAAAGGCAAATTGTGGAGTCGAAAAGATGTTAGGTTCACAGCCGGCCTGCGCCCTACCTAAGCAGTTGTCTATACAATTTTAGGGGACGCAAAGATTGAACTACTCTAAAAGATTGGGTTcagaacttggaaatcataaTTTAGGGAACATAGTTTTTAGGTTTAAGTTGCCAGAAGAAGTTAGCACTTGGCACCAAGTCAGTTAGAAATTAAGCAGGAGTTAAGCAccctaaatttctttgattgaGAGGATAAGAGTTTTTCTAGTTGGTGAGTTGGCTTTAAACCCGTAGCTAGGTTGGTCCTCGTCAAACTCAGGTAGCCATCCGAATGGTACAATTTGGGGCTCATTTTCTTCCTAGGCTAGTCTATAAAATTGGAAGGATGCAGCCTAGCCACGCCCTATTTGAGCCTAAGTCTTAATTAAGAATTATTGTTCATGCTGTACCTTTGGTTACTGGCTAGACCACTAGGGTATAGGGCTGCGAACATGTTACGTGGGGTTGAGTACAACTTGTTCTGTACAAACTTTTAGATGGGCTCGGCTCGTTTTGCGGGCTTACAAATACATTGCAAGCTAAACCTTATCATAAGACTTCACTGGCTGTGGCTGTAGAACTAGAATCTAAGAGGAGATATTTGTCCTGAAGCTTGTCTGTCCCATCATTCCTTTGGTTGAGCTGGCCTGAGAACAACAAAGAGTCCCAATCTCTCATCAAACCAGGAATGATATGATCAGGGTTATCGGTTAAAATGTCATTAGACAACAGTTGATAAGGGGTATGTGGCCTGGCACTGGTAGTGATGCCATCATTATTACTATGTGTTTCCACTTCTCCATTAACTGAGTCAGACATTAGGGTCCTGCTTCATATAATGAATCATCTACAGCAGAAGATGATATGcctttttattttgcattATATCAAATGATTAAATCAGAAAAACTGATAGATTTTTCTGAATTTCTGACGCCTCATCCCTATTTGCATATATTAACCCAGCTATTTCGGCTCCCAGGCTTTAAACAAATGCAACCATTGGAAGGCAATGGGCTTGAAGAATTTTGGGCGGTGTTTAAACCTGGAATTCAACAGAGGCTCGCTCCATAGTCAGCAATGTTCAAGCTGGAAATCCAAGTTCAATTCGAACTGGATTCAAGTTTTAAGCTTGCACTAACATGCAGAATCGAGGATTTCTGTTCTCATGCTTCACATGAAGAGAGGGATGAGGATGCTAACAACGCAAAGAAACTAATAATGTAACGCGACGATCACTAACCAATGATACTAAaatgtcaattcacataaggGCTTTAGACAAAGTGAAGTTGGCTTCTCTCCTCGTCAGAAAGCATTGCCTAGTACACAGTATAGACCGCCAGAGAAAATTAAGAACCACCCAAACTGATTTAAACTAGATCTCTTGCAAACTGAAATATGTCTAGatataaaagcaaaaaaacaCAACTTAAAAATCCAAGTTCAATAAAATCCAGCTGACTCCAATTTATTGAGCAAATCCCTAACACAAAACAAAGCCACacttaaaaacttatttgatgGATCAAATAGTTAAATGTATGCAACACCAGAGCCATTAGACAAGGTTGTCATTTAGAGACAATGAGGCCATCCGATCAGTTGTGCTATTGGCTTTCTGCTGTGGTGGACCAACATTCCTTAGAACTTCCATAGCCTCTGCAACTTTGGCTTTCAGAGCTTCTGGTGACTCAAGCAGGTGTAGAACCTCAGTCTGGTCCATCTCTAGAAGCATGCCTGTCACTTTTGCTGCATTCTCATGCTCCAGCTGGTCTACAAGTGGGTATAGATTTTCTCCCAGCAACTGCACcaaaaaaattgtcaaaagaCAGCTAGACAAGTATGAATGCACAGTACAATTATCTGTCCATAAATGTGATAAAAGACAGACACTTACTGTCCTCTGCTGTTCAGGTGTTGCATTTGCAAGAGCAGTAGCCAGAGCCCCAGTTGTCATGGGCTGTGAAAATGCAGCATCTCTGAATGGCATTCCACCCACCTCATAAGGAACAGGAAGCATACCTCCAGGAACACCAGATATTGGAACATCAGGCATGTTGCGACCTGGGGGATAACGGTAGACACGCCCCTTAGGAAGCATCTGCAATCAGCATCAAGACAAATAAATCTTGGTAAGAATCTAATACAGGCCAAAAAAGGAAGGGTATGTTGAAACAGAGAagtgaaaaagagaaacaatcAAGAATATCAAGATGCTAGATTTTCACCAACCTGTGGCTGCATGAAGGGAAGTGGCTGCTGTGTTTGTTGCATGGGGCCAGCTCCAGATCGCCTGCCTCCTGGGCGCTGATTCTGCTGTCCTGGCTGAACCATTGGCATGAAAAAGTTTGGCCTCATGCCAGGAACTAGTTGCTGCTGATACCCAAAACCAGGCTGATATAAATTACAGAAAAGTTATCAACTAATAGCATCCAAAAAAAACCCATAATGGACAACAGAATGAACAGTGACAAGTCTTGCAATAATATGAAGTAACAAAGAGTGGTCACAGCTCCCATAATAAAAGGACAGCAGAAGTTAAGAATTAGTGCCAGCAAAATCACAGATGAAATATGAATTGTCAACCAAAATTGCTTAAGAAACAAACTCAAACAGAAGTTAAGCTTGAAACCtctcaaattaaaagaattccAATAAACTAATTAGTGAGTACATATTATACCAAACGTAAACCAAAGAATTTACTGATAGTAGTTCCTAAGGTTATAACTTAAGATCCTCCTAGTACCTCAGAATAAATAAACAGCACTTaacaaacatatatatgtgAACAAACTTCAACCTTAGAGAAGCAGAGAAAAATATTGAGATGCACCATAAAACTGAATAATCAACAGATATTGAGGGATGTAAACAACCAATAAGCAAGTTGTATTACTTGGGGAGTAATTATAGCAGGAGGGCCTTGACCATAGAATAGTTGTTGTCCAAGGCCTGCAGCACCAGGAGGATACATGGGCATCCGAGGGCCAACACCAGGTGCCATTGCACCAGGACGCATTTGAGAAAACTGTGCCTGTACAGAGAgcaaaagaatatatataaataccaTCCGTACCTTAAACCATACATAGCTTATGCTGATTTTAACTCAACATCCAtcaacaaaacataaaaacctAGTCTCTTAAGTAAGCATCAATACCCAACAAAGACAAATCAGCTCAATGAGCTCATCAGATATTTGcacaattattttatatgtCCGTGAGACCCAACAGTATGAGAAAGAAACTACTAATTTGAATACCTGCAACCTAgctctcctttcttctttcctttgtgCAAGGGCAACATAAAGTGGTTTACTAACTACCATTTTGCCATTCATCCCCGCAAGCTACAACAGAGAACAAAAGTCAGGAcataagaaaaaggaaaaagatataCTATTCAAAAACTTTTACTtgggaaaatgaaaataacaaaatatcttACAGCTCGAGATGCTTCTTCAGAAGTTGAAAAGGCAATAAAGCCTGAGCCTCTACTTATACCATTAGGGTCACGCATAACCTGTTAAGCCCCAAAGAGAGGggataaagagagaaaaggaaggGAAAATGAAGTAAAATATGGATAAGTTTTATGCTGCAAACTGAAAATGGAATTTACTAAGACGGAACCATGTTGTAAACCTTGCATGAAGTGATTGTACCAAATTCTGAGAACAGTTCCCTAAGCTTATCATCATCAATGCTATCATCTAGGTTTTTAACATACAAATTCAGTCCTTCAAATTTGTCTGCAGTTTCCTTTAAACTCTGCTCATACCGCCCCTTCAATTCCATCTCTCTTTCAGATTTCTTCTGAGCCTTCCCAACATACCATTCTTTATCATCAAACTTCTTTCCATTGAGAGAATCAACAGCTCGAGCAGCATCATCAGGATTTTCAAAGTTGACAaatccaaaacattttgactTACCATCTGCATCTCTCATGATCACAGCACTAGTTATAGGTCCATATTCACCAAATACATTCTTTAAATCCTCGTCAGTTGTTGATTCTGACAGATTCTTTACATAAACATTGTTAAACTTTGTCTTGTCTGCAGCAGACTCTCTTTCCTGTTTACGAAGGAAGGGTCCAACAAAAACTTGTTTGTCATTAAGTAGCATACCATTCAGCTTATCAATTGCATTTTTGGCAGACTCCTCAGTATCAAATTGCACAAACCCATATCCTTTAGACTGGCCAGAATGATCAGTAGCTATCTTGCAAGATAGAATATTCCCAAATGTAGAAAATGTGTCATGTAAAGCTTTGTTGTCAATTGTCTTGTCCAAATTCTATCAAGAAAAGGagataaagaattaaaatcaGAATCAATCAGAAGGGGTTCAACAAAAAGTATATGATATAAGAGGGTTCAAGAGAATATTATCAGAGGCATTGGAGAAGACAGGTACCTTGATAAATATATTTCCTGATCCACTTTTACGGACAGTAGGATCCCTGTTAGAATACATAATCCTAATTGGCTTGCCATTGATAGGAGTAAAATTCAGTACATCCAACGCCCGTGCCGCTGTTACGAAGAATGCACAGAAAGGTATCAGCAAATATGGATGCTCTGATAgtgaattaaaaaatataaatttttagtaCGAGATCAAAAGCAGCAGAGACAGTCATGTTGCCAATAATAGCTACAGTTGTTCATGCATTCATGCAGGTGCTCTCACCCAATGCAAGTGAAAAGGAATAGAAGGTCTAAAACTTCATTATTCAACTTACAGGATTGACAGAAAGAAATGCAAAAAATTGCTGTTTGGCAGTAAGCAAAGATTAGTGATGACGCCACAGATGCAATCAGGCAGAAACAATTTAACAACCAATACATATTAGAATTCTCCTCCCACAACCCCCtatccaaaaaataaaaagacataaCAATGCTAACCCAATCTTCCTGCAATTATCCAACTAATCATTAGCTACTAACACATATACATTGATGAGTATGGCAATGTAGTAACCAACTGAATGACTTAAGCTCAAATCACTTCTAACAGCTAGTTCAGTTTATGAACGATAAAAGACAAATCTATTGGTAAATCTCAGTATTAAGCAAAATGCTTGCTTTTATGATGTCAGAAATGAAATTTTGCCAATCCTACATACTCTATATTAACATCATTCTAACTTAGTTGGACCAAGACAGCACAACAACTTCagcaaaatatttttcagGGACAAATGGACCTACtattcttttcaatttatctTTTAGTTCCTACTCTTTCTTAAGTCTATCAAACACAATAAAAACTAAACTCAAAGAGATAATAGTCACTAGTAGCTATAACTGACCAATATCTTCTCAATGCAATGCAGCAACAGAAGATTATCCACATCTAAACTCAAAACTAAAACAGAACATTCTACACGACATTGCACCATAAGTTCATAACTCTAAACCCATgttaaactaataaaaagaGAACCTTTAGTTGTTACTTTTACTTCTTTTacccctttttttttgcttttggaaGCAACTAGCAAAACCATTAgtttggataaaataaaataacatccatttaaaaacaaaatccatacaTCTTAGTGATTCGTTCATTTTTAGTTAACTATCGTAATCTTGCTTCTTATacttaaaaatgtaaaaaaaaaaattacaaagatgaaaaacaaattat
Protein-coding sequences here:
- the LOC18611173 gene encoding polyadenylate-binding protein 4 produces the protein MSQLQVQGQAVPVVVTSPPPPPAQQQQQVVNGVAGNGVNLTTSLYVGDLDLSVTESQLYDFFSHVGTVVSVRVCKDLSSRRSLGYGYVNYSNTHEAARALDVLNFTPINGKPIRIMYSNRDPTVRKSGSGNIFIKNLDKTIDNKALHDTFSTFGNILSCKIATDHSGQSKGYGFVQFDTEESAKNAIDKLNGMLLNDKQVFVGPFLRKQERESAADKTKFNNVYVKNLSESTTDEDLKNVFGEYGPITSAVIMRDADGKSKCFGFVNFENPDDAARAVDSLNGKKFDDKEWYVGKAQKKSEREMELKGRYEQSLKETADKFEGLNLYVKNLDDSIDDDKLRELFSEFGTITSCKVMRDPNGISRGSGFIAFSTSEEASRALAGMNGKMVVSKPLYVALAQRKEERRARLQAQFSQMRPGAMAPGVGPRMPMYPPGAAGLGQQLFYGQGPPAIITPQPGFGYQQQLVPGMRPNFFMPMVQPGQQNQRPGGRRSGAGPMQQTQQPLPFMQPQMLPKGRVYRYPPGRNMPDVPISGVPGGMLPVPYEVGGMPFRDAAFSQPMTTGALATALANATPEQQRTLLGENLYPLVDQLEHENAAKVTGMLLEMDQTEVLHLLESPEALKAKVAEAMEVLRNVGPPQQKANSTTDRMASLSLNDNLV